In Diceros bicornis minor isolate mBicDic1 chromosome 24, mDicBic1.mat.cur, whole genome shotgun sequence, the following are encoded in one genomic region:
- the PLEK2 gene encoding pleckstrin-2 gives MEDGVLKEGFLVKRGHIVHNWKARWFILRQNTLLYYKLEGGRKVTPPKGRILLDGCTITCPCLEYENRPLLIKLKTRTSTEYFLEACSREERDAWAFEITGAIHAGQPGKVQQLHILKNSFKLPPHISLHRIIDKMRDSSSGIRSSPNMEQGSTYKKSFIGSSLVDWLISNSFAANRLEAVTLASMLMEENFLRPVGTRSVGAIRSGDLAEQFLDDSTALYTFAESYKKEISPKEEISLSTMELSGTVVKQGYLAKQGHKRKNWKVRRFVLRKDPAFLHYYDPSKEENRPVGGFSLRGSLVSALEDNGIPAGVKGNVQGNLFKVITKDDIHYYIQASSKTERAEWIEAIKKLT, from the exons ATGGAGGACGGCGTGCTCAAGGAGGGCTTCCTCGTCAAGAGG GGTCACATTGTCCACAACTGGAAGGCGCGATGGTTCATCCTCCGGCAGAACACGCTGCTGTACTACAAGCTGGAGGGGGGTCGGAAAGTGACCCCTCCCAAGGGTCGGATCCTTCTGGATGGCTGTACCATCACCTGCCCCTGCCTGGAGTATGAAAACCGTCCA CTCCTCATTAAGCTGAAGACTCGAACATCCACAGAGTACTTCCTGGAGGCCTGTTCTCGAGAGGAAAGGGATGCCTGGGCCTTTGAGATAACAGGGGCTATTCACGCTGGGCAGCCAGGGAAGGTCCAGCAACTCCACATATTGAAAAACTCCTTCAAGCTGCCCCCTCACATCAGCCTGCA TCGTATCATAGACAAGATGCGCGACAGCAGCAGCGGAATCCGGTCAAGCCCCAACATGGAGCAGGGAAGCACCTACAAAAAGAGCTTCATAG GCTCCTCCCTGGTGGACTGGCTCATCTCCAACAGCTTTGCTGCCAACCGTCTGGAGGCCGTGACCCTGGCCTCCATGCTCATGGAGGAGAACTTCCTTAGGCCGGTAGGCACCCGAAGCGTGGGAGCCATTCGCTCTGGGGATCTGGCCGAGCAGTTCCTGGATGACTCCACGGCCCTGTACACTTTT GCTGAGAGCTACAAGAAGGAGATAAGCCCCAAGGAAGAAATCAGTCTCAGCACCATGGAGCTTAGTGGCACAGTGGTAAAACAAGGCTATCTGGCCAAGCAG GGGCACAAGAGGAAAAACTGGAAGGTGCGGCGCTTTGTTCTGAGGAAGGACCCGGCTTTCCTGCATTACTACGACCCTTCCAAA GAAGAGAACCGGCCAGTGGGTGGGTTTTCTCTCCGTGGTTCACTGGTGTCTGCTCTGGAGGATAATGGCATTCCCGCTG GAGTTAAAGGGAATGTCCAGGGAAATCTCTTCAAAGTGATTACTAAGGATGACATACACTATTACATCCAGGCCAGCAGCAAGACTGAGCGAGCTGAGTGGATTGAAGCTATCAAAAAGCTAACGTGA